A window of Amycolatopsis sp. AA4 contains these coding sequences:
- a CDS encoding DUF3558 family protein yields the protein MPPGNRGPRREPERIRPMPRVRRARPRVRRPRRRLFPRPGTSTRGRGRDRPHRRAAAQQSAQSGDSVAGERPFRRSVPDRADRGPGGRRRLGDAAGHAQEPRPARTEPPPEQHRLRLRDQHGLRHRGPPRAQRRLPEQQTDVGSGARFLPSRDFPRSRSEPTSQTACARSSAHRTRRTPSGTAHPQTARRVQTLNAKEIDATDEQQRRSRRQHPRHGQQPRGQEPQRRRHPESAVGETLAPALAERGGRSHTDPRERTMTPRTGIRPRRAPRSPSRAGASAPQARSASPAPGGTGGGQARHALAAAVALAAATALAACSGTAEPPRAEPPRNDLPPAPAATTYTGPLPGPGVPSVPHPLDTARFKQNPCATLTPAQISGLLGPSPRVQADPQGPVGPACGWFAQASVAVLYPDINDLGLTSVYRAKGGAYPFFLPLAPVDGYPVVAYGEDDPRAGRGECDVAMGTSDRETLVVSITQSAVHKGEKDPCQSARDIAALALGNLRH from the coding sequence GCTCGTCCCCGGGTCCGTCGTCCTCGCCGCCGCCTGTTCCCGCGGCCCGGCACGAGCACCCGCGGTCGCGGTCGCGACCGTCCGCACCGGCGCGCTGCCGCACAGCAGAGCGCCCAAAGCGGAGACTCCGTTGCCGGCGAGCGCCCTTTCCGGCGATCCGTGCCAGACCGCGCTGACCGCGGACCCGGTGGGAGGCGTCGTCTCGGTGACGCGGCCGGGCACGCTCAGGAACCTCGCCCGGCTCGGACCGAGCCGCCGCCGGAGCAACACCGACTCCGGCTCCGCGATCAGCACGGGCTACGTCACCGAGGACCGCCAAGGGCTCAGCGCCGACTGCCAGAACAGCAAACCGACGTCGGCTCTGGCGCCCGCTTCCTCCCATCCAGGGATTTCCCGCGGTCGCGTTCAGAGCCGACCTCGCAGACGGCCTGTGCCAGGTCGTCTGCGCACCGCACGCGCCGCACACCGTCCGGCACGGCGCATCCGCAGACCGCCCGCCGCGTTCAAACGCTCAACGCAAAGGAGATCGACGCCACCGATGAACAGCAACGCCGCTCGCGCCGCCAACACCCGCGCCACGGACAACAACCGCGAGGCCAAGAACCGCAGCGCAGACGACACCCGGAGAGTGCCGTCGGCGAAACCCTGGCCCCCGCCCTTGCAGAACGCGGCGGACGCAGTCACACCGACCCCCGCGAGCGGACAATGACGCCGCGAACCGGGATCCGCCCCCGCCGGGCGCCGCGCTCCCCGAGCCGGGCCGGCGCCTCCGCACCCCAGGCCCGCAGCGCCTCGCCTGCCCCCGGCGGCACAGGCGGCGGACAGGCGAGACACGCGCTGGCGGCCGCCGTCGCGCTGGCGGCCGCGACGGCGCTCGCCGCCTGTTCCGGGACTGCCGAGCCCCCGCGCGCCGAGCCGCCCCGGAACGACCTCCCGCCCGCACCCGCCGCAACCACGTACACAGGACCGCTTCCGGGGCCTGGCGTGCCGAGCGTGCCGCACCCGCTCGACACCGCCAGGTTCAAGCAGAACCCGTGCGCCACGCTGACGCCGGCCCAGATCTCCGGCCTCCTCGGCCCCAGTCCGCGCGTCCAAGCGGATCCGCAGGGCCCTGTCGGTCCGGCGTGCGGCTGGTTCGCCCAGGCGTCCGTCGCGGTGCTGTACCCCGATATCAACGACCTCGGCCTGACCTCTGTCTACCGCGCCAAAGGCGGCGCCTACCCGTTCTTCCTGCCGCTGGCGCCTGTCGACGGGTATCCCGTCGTCGCCTACGGCGAAGACGATCCCCGGGCCGGCCGGGGCGAATGCGACGTCGCGATGGGGACCAGCGACCGCGAAACCCTCGTCGTGTCGATCACCCAATCGGCCGTGCACAAAGGAGAGAAGGACCCGTGCCAATCCGCCCGCGACATCGCCGCCCTCGCGCTCGGCAATCTCCGGCACTGA
- a CDS encoding tetratricopeptide repeat protein, with protein MTGRPVPARGPVQLPPPPPLLVGRDAELAALDEIAARTGPGPSVAVLTGLGGTGKSATALHWLHTRRERFPDGILYASLDAESAEIGVLLHGFLSGLGVPLPEIPHSPILRGNAYRAMTDGRRIAVLLDDAERSADVRALLPGAPGAVVLVTSRSRLPGLELDGADILVLGGLPDEQARVLVRERIRPGQIAEDDLEAVLQRCHGNPLFLAIEAVTRRGRRRTARPRLTGEFADAAKVFDASFSALPESARRTYRALGLLARVPHDLDVLAEALHCTREAAAADIADLDEQNLLDASCGEGVALSKMVWPDAGVRARDQPDLADVLPRCVQALGDKTDAGSRVVHEHRARLDAAADAVDTAVFADDPGTAMQWWHQYRDSVHAVAAQAAAHGFNEELWRLAEAAWGFFLHVRDYDSFRDLCEIGLAAARECRNAPAEALMLLQLGFIALETGQTENAEKHHQAALEIDEREQHGPTLATSCSRMARAARDHGDLELALALYQRSIDKHLEIDQPRGAAMALQRRGAILIRLGRENQAWRELHEAIRYLDSIGDLPQLVKAAVQVAGIQARRGDPGAARARLLALLPRVERIQSPHTEKELRAALADLDSTPAGAASGDAARAGEEAARAPADPDRDTAVPGDHRERNGNR; from the coding sequence GTGACCGGCCGCCCGGTCCCCGCGCGCGGGCCGGTCCAGCTCCCGCCCCCGCCGCCGCTGCTCGTCGGCCGCGACGCCGAACTCGCCGCGCTCGACGAGATCGCCGCCCGCACCGGCCCGGGCCCGTCGGTGGCCGTGCTCACCGGGCTCGGCGGCACCGGCAAGTCGGCGACGGCCCTGCATTGGCTGCACACGCGCCGCGAGCGGTTCCCCGACGGGATCCTGTACGCGAGCCTCGACGCCGAGAGCGCCGAGATCGGGGTGCTGCTGCACGGCTTCCTCTCCGGACTGGGCGTCCCGTTGCCCGAGATCCCGCACTCCCCGATCCTGCGGGGCAATGCCTACCGGGCGATGACCGACGGCCGGAGAATCGCCGTCCTGCTCGACGACGCCGAGCGCAGCGCCGACGTCCGCGCCCTGCTGCCGGGCGCCCCCGGCGCCGTCGTGCTCGTCACCAGCAGGTCCCGGCTGCCCGGACTCGAACTCGACGGCGCGGACATCCTCGTGCTCGGCGGCCTCCCCGACGAGCAGGCCCGCGTCCTGGTCCGGGAACGCATCCGCCCCGGACAGATCGCCGAGGACGACCTCGAAGCCGTCCTCCAGCGCTGCCACGGAAACCCGCTCTTCCTCGCCATCGAAGCGGTGACCCGCCGCGGCCGCCGCAGAACCGCCCGGCCCCGGCTCACCGGAGAATTCGCCGACGCGGCCAAGGTTTTCGACGCGTCCTTCAGCGCCCTTCCGGAGTCGGCCCGGCGCACCTACCGTGCCCTGGGCCTGCTGGCCCGTGTCCCCCACGACCTCGACGTGCTCGCCGAGGCGCTCCACTGCACGCGCGAGGCAGCGGCCGCCGACATCGCGGATCTGGACGAGCAAAACCTGCTCGACGCCTCCTGCGGCGAGGGCGTGGCGCTGTCGAAGATGGTCTGGCCCGACGCCGGCGTCCGCGCACGAGACCAGCCGGACCTCGCCGACGTCCTGCCCCGCTGCGTCCAGGCGCTCGGTGACAAAACCGACGCAGGCAGCCGCGTCGTCCACGAGCACCGGGCCCGCCTCGACGCCGCCGCCGACGCCGTCGACACCGCGGTGTTCGCCGACGACCCGGGCACGGCGATGCAGTGGTGGCACCAGTACCGCGACTCCGTCCACGCCGTCGCCGCCCAGGCCGCCGCCCACGGATTCAACGAGGAACTGTGGCGACTGGCCGAGGCGGCGTGGGGTTTCTTCCTGCACGTGCGCGACTACGACTCGTTCCGCGACCTGTGCGAGATCGGGCTCGCAGCGGCGCGGGAATGCCGGAACGCTCCGGCCGAGGCGCTGATGCTGCTGCAGCTGGGATTCATCGCCCTCGAGACGGGCCAGACCGAGAACGCGGAGAAGCATCACCAGGCCGCGCTGGAGATCGACGAGCGCGAACAGCACGGACCGACGCTGGCCACCTCCTGCTCCCGCATGGCGCGCGCCGCCCGCGACCACGGCGACCTCGAGCTCGCCCTGGCCCTCTACCAGCGCAGCATCGACAAGCACCTCGAGATCGACCAGCCGCGCGGCGCGGCAATGGCGTTGCAGCGGCGCGGCGCGATCCTGATCAGGCTCGGCCGCGAGAACCAGGCGTGGCGGGAACTGCACGAGGCAATCCGCTACCTGGACAGCATCGGCGACCTGCCCCAGCTCGTGAAGGCCGCGGTCCAGGTCGCCGGGATCCAGGCCCGCCGCGGCGATCCCGGCGCCGCCCGCGCGCGGCTGCTCGCCCTGCTCCCGCGCGTCGAACGCATCCAGTCGCCCCACACCGAGAAAGAACTCCGGGCCGCCCTTGCCGATCTCGACAGCACACCCGCCGGCGCAGCCTCCGGCGACGCGGCCCGGGCCGGCGAAGAAGCCGCCCGCGCGCCCGCCGACCCCGACCGCGACACAGCCGTCCCCGGAGACCACCGCGAGAGGAACGGAAACCGATGA
- a CDS encoding ABC transporter substrate-binding protein produces MRRYSFPRRRRRGSAAIALVAAAVLAGTAGCGLLGGSEPARGPGGRDPVVVAEMPLMDVAPLHLGLDRGFFADAGVTVTTATAASGQGAIAKLVSDEVAIAYASDVAAVLAAAGKAGDFAIIAEASSAPPKTLELVVPKNSPIKSVNDLPGKRIAINAKHGLSDTLVMAALTARGVKVGYDDIQWAEMPFPSMAGALRRGDVDAASTVEPFVTEAAKDGAEEVLDLASGDTKDFPVSCYLAKKSWVRSHPAEVAAFRAGLRRAVDLARNDPGTVRAVVAGYAKIKPDDAQLVKLPDFRADIAPVALQRVPDLLKSYGVIDKRFDITTLILNP; encoded by the coding sequence ATGCGCAGGTATTCGTTCCCGCGTCGCCGCCGGCGCGGCTCGGCGGCGATCGCGCTCGTCGCGGCCGCGGTGCTGGCCGGCACCGCGGGGTGCGGGCTGCTCGGCGGTTCCGAACCGGCCCGGGGGCCGGGCGGGCGCGATCCCGTCGTCGTGGCCGAGATGCCGCTGATGGACGTCGCGCCGCTGCACCTGGGCCTCGACCGCGGGTTCTTCGCCGACGCAGGCGTGACGGTCACGACGGCGACCGCGGCCAGCGGCCAAGGCGCCATCGCCAAACTCGTCTCCGACGAAGTCGCCATCGCCTACGCCAGCGACGTCGCCGCGGTGCTGGCCGCGGCCGGCAAGGCCGGCGATTTCGCCATCATCGCCGAAGCCTCGTCGGCGCCGCCGAAAACCCTCGAGCTGGTCGTGCCGAAAAACAGCCCGATCAAGTCCGTGAACGACTTGCCGGGCAAAAGGATCGCGATCAACGCGAAGCACGGGCTCAGCGACACTCTCGTCATGGCCGCCCTCACCGCCCGCGGGGTCAAGGTCGGCTACGACGACATCCAGTGGGCGGAGATGCCGTTCCCGAGCATGGCCGGGGCGCTGCGCCGGGGCGACGTCGACGCGGCGTCGACCGTGGAGCCGTTCGTCACCGAAGCAGCGAAGGACGGGGCCGAGGAGGTGCTCGACCTCGCGTCCGGAGACACCAAGGATTTCCCGGTGTCGTGCTATCTCGCGAAAAAATCGTGGGTCCGCAGTCATCCGGCCGAGGTCGCGGCGTTCCGCGCCGGACTGCGCCGCGCCGTCGATCTCGCCCGCAACGACCCCGGCACGGTCCGTGCGGTCGTCGCCGGCTACGCGAAGATCAAGCCCGACGACGCCCAACTGGTCAAGCTGCCGGATTTCCGTGCCGACATCGCACCCGTCGCGCTGCAACGCGTGCCCGACCTGCTCAAAAGCTACGGGGTGATCGACAAACGATTCGACATCACGACCCTGATCCTCAATCCCTGA